A part of Ammospiza caudacuta isolate bAmmCau1 chromosome 5, bAmmCau1.pri, whole genome shotgun sequence genomic DNA contains:
- the RBM17 gene encoding splicing factor 45 — translation MSLYDDLGVETSDSKTEGWSKNFKLLQSQLQVKKAALTQAKSQRTKQTTVLAPVIDLKRGSSSDERQIVDTPPHVAAGLKDPVPSGFSAGDVLIPLADEYDPMFPNDYEKVVKRQREERQRQRELERQKEIEEREKRRKDRHEASGFSRRPDPDSDEDEDYERERRKRSMGGAAIAPPTSLVEKDKEPVASFPYEEESRPRAPSSKAAIPPPVYDEPERPRSPTGPSNSFLANMGGTVAHKIMQKYGFREGQGLGKHEQGLSTALSVEKTSKRGGKIIVGESTEKETGKKADSNPLTEILKCPTKVVLLRNMVGAGEVDEDLEVETKEECEKYGKVGKCVIFEIPGAPDDEAVRIFLEFERVESAIKAVVDLNGRYFGGRVVKACFYNLDKFRVLDLAEQV, via the exons AGTcagagaacaaaacaaaccacagtCCTTGCTCCAGTGATTGACCTGAAACGAGGCAGCTCCTCTGATGAGAGACAGATTGTGGACACTCCCCCTCACGTGGCAGCTGGGCTGAAG gATCCTGTCCCCAGTGGTTTTTCTGCAGGAGATGTGCTGATTCCCCTGGCAGATGAGTATGATCCCATGTTCCCAAATGACTACGAGAAGGTGGTGAAACGTCAGAGGGAggagcggcagcggcagcgggagctggagaggcagaaggagattgaggagagagaaaa AAGGCGTAAGGACAGACATGAAGCCAGTGGCTTTTCACGACGACCAGACCCAGATtctgatgaagatgaagattaTGAGAGGGAGAGACGGAAAAGAA GTATGGGAGGAGCTGCCATTGCACCACCCACTTCTCTTGTGGAGAAGGACAAAGAAC CTGTAGCATCATTCCCATATGAGGAGGAGTCAAGACCTCGGGCACCTTCTTCCAAAGCAGCAATTCCTCCCCCAGTGTATGATGAGCCAGAGAGACCTCGTTCCCCCACAGGACCCAGCAACTCCTTCCTTGCCAACATGGG GGGGACAGTAGCTCACAAAATCATGCAGAAATATGGTTTCAGAGAGGGCCAGGGACTGGGCAAACATGAacaggggctcagcacagcactgtcaGTAGAGAAAACAAGCAAGAGGGGTGGCAAGATCATTGTTGGTGAATCTACAGAAAAAG AAACAGGCAAGAAGGCAGATTCCAACCCCTTAACTGAGATCCTGAAATGCCCAACTAAAGTGGTCTTACTGAGG AACATGGTTGGTGCTGGGGAGGTGGATGAAGACCTTGAAGTTGAAACTAAGGAGGAATGTGAGAAATATGGCAAGGTTGGGAAATGTGTCATCTTTGAG atcCCTGGTGCCCCTGATGATGAAGCTGTAAGAATATTTTTAGAGTTTGAACGGGTTGAATCTGCCATCAAAG CTGTTGTGGATCTAAATGGAAGATACTTTGGAGGCAGAGTGGTGAAGGCTTGTTTCTACAACCTGGACAAGTTCAGAGTGCTGGATCTGGCAGAACaagtttga